One Candidatus Chazhemtobacterium aquaticus genomic window, GGCCGCCTCCTCATCACCCCACAAACCCAATGATTGTCCAAATAATCCTCTTGTTAGCTTGGGAGGCTCAAATGCCAAAGCCGCCCTTGCTGAAGGGTAAATCAATGAATGAACCATATGAAGATTGGCATCAGGACCAGCCACCAAACGTGCAATCGCCATCTGGGCATCTTCAAGTCTAATCGTCGAAGCAAACACTGGGGTTGTCCCAAATTTTTCCATAATCTTTCTCGTTGCAACGTTCATTGCATCTAAAACCAAATCGTAAGCGTCTAAATTAACTGGATCGTCTTCTTGAGCACCGTCAAGCAAAATTACCAAATCATCATCACTGATCACTCCACCAACTTCCCCTTTAAGCTCAGCCTGTCTAGCCTTACTTCCAGAAACTGCAATCCACTTAACTCTTGCTCCTATCTCAGGGTTTTCTTTAACAGCAGTATCAATTTCATCAACTATTGCCCCAACAACTGGTTGCGCCAAAAACTCAACTCTCAATTTTTCTTGCTCTGGTGTTCTCGCCATATTTTTTATAAATAAATAACAAAAAAGCCCTTGCTTGAATCCAAAAAAAATTAGACTCAAACAAGGGCCTTCAAGAACTAAAGACGGTACCACCTTGCTTTTGCCATTCTGTCACCAGAATGACCTCACCGAGTGCTCTGTTTACCTTAAATAGGTGACACACTCTCGATATTTTACGGTTATCTTCCGTGTCTGATTTAGTCAGACCAGCTCCAGAGGGTAATTTCACATTTTGAATTCGACTGGTTTGCAGCTACCACCAGCTCTCTTATGTCACTTCAAAAAGCTACTATTTCTCCTTCAACGCCTTTGACAAAATTTTAAAGTAAAAACAAAGTACCAAGACAAAAACAAACTGTCAACCTTAAGCCTTACCTCTCAGGTCGCAAAGTCGGAAAAATAATTGTATCCTTCAAATTAGGCTGATTTGTCACAATCGCTGTAAATCGATCAATCCCCATTCCCCATCCTGCCGTTGGTGGCATACCATACTCAAGCGCTCGAATATAATCCTCATCTAGCATCTGTGCTTCCTTAAAACCTGCCTCCAACAGCTTTTTCTCCTCCTCCCATCTCTCTCGCTGATCTTGTGGATCATTAAGCTCATTATATGCATTAAAAATCTCAAAACCGGCTACCACCAAAGCCACACTTGCCACCTTACTTGGATCACCACTCTTTCTTTTTGCCAACGGCTTCATTTCATACGGATGATCGATCAAAAAAACCGGCCCCGTCATTTTGGGTCTGCAATACTCCTTATACAACTCATCCAACACATTGGCATACCCCTCTACCTCCTCCAACTCTACTTTCAGCCCCCTACTCTTAATCATCTCCCGCAACCCCTTTTCATCCTTGACTTCATCAATATCAATCTTCGTATCCCGAAACACTAAATCTCTGAAGGTAATCCTCTCCCAACCTGGACTAAAATCAATTTTCTTACCCTGATACTCTATCTTATACTTCCCTGTTACCTCCTTTACTGCCCCACCCAACATCTCCTCTGATAACTTCATTAAATCCTCATAGTTGGCATATGCCCAGTAAAACTCCATCATTGTAAACTCTGGATTATGTTGCCGATCGATTCCCTCATTTCGAAAATCCTTAGCAATCTCATATACCTTTTCATATCCCCCCACAATCAATCTCTTTAGATACAACTCATCAGCAATTCGTAAATAAAACTCACTCTTCAACGCGTTATGAAAAGTCTTAAAGGGTCTCGCGGTCGCTCCTCCGTAAATTGGCTGTAACACTGGTGTTTCCACCTCCATAAACCCCTTTTTATCCATAAACTGACGCAGAAATCTCACCATCCGTGTTCTTGCATCAAACACCTTCCTCACCTCTGGGTTAAGTATCAAATCTACATACCTCTGCCGATATCTCTCCTCCACATCCTTAAATCCATGCCAACTCGAAGGCAGTGGCCTTACCGCCTTACTCAACAATCCAAACACCTTTACCTCCACACTTATCTCTCCCGCCTTAGTCTTAAACACACCACCACCTGCTTGCACAAAATCACCAATATCCACCAACTCCTGTATCATCCACTCCCTCTCACTCACGTTATCCTTCTTTATAACCAACTGCATTTGACCTGACTCATCTCTCAAATCCATAAAAATCAAACCTCCATGCCCCCTTATTGCCATCACTCTACCAACCACCTTCACTTTCTCACCCTCTTTCTCCCTTGCCTCAGCAATAACATCTGTCCTTTCCGTCTTTCCAATATACGGATCTACTCCCAGCTCCTTAAGCTGCTTAATTTTTTCAATTCTCTGTTCTCTAATTCCTGACAATCTCCCGGCCATGGCTGAATTTTACCCCAAAGCCAACCCACACGCTACTCATCTGCCTACCAACTAGGTAATCTTCCAGTCAGATATTTCTCCACATCCAAAGCCGCCTGCACTCCCATTCCCGCTGCTGTGATTGCCTGACGATACCGAAAATCAACCACATCTCCAGCCGCAAACACTCCCTCAACCGAACTCATCGTTGGATAACCCTCTAACCACTCTTTTCTTTCCTCCACACTATTCTTCACCATTCTTGTCACCACATACCCGTGACTGTCAACCTCAATCGCATCACCCAAAAAATCAGTATCAGGAATATGTCCAATCGCTAAAAACAAACCATCAGCCTCTACCTCTTCCTCCTTACCCGTCTTTACATCTTTTATTTTAATACCTTCCAGTATACTTTCGCCCTTAACTCCCACCACCTCGCTGTTCCACCTCACCCTAACCTTGTCTTCACCCAAGACTCTCTCCTGCATCACCTTACTAGCTCTAAATTCATCTCTTCTGTGGACTATCTCCACCCTTTTAGCAAACTTAGCTAAAGCCAAAGCATCCTCCATCGCTACATCTCCACCTCCAACTAAATAGGTGATCTTATCTTTAAAAAAAGCTGCGTCACAAGTCGCACAAGTACTCACCCCTCTCCCTAACAATCTCTCCTCACCCACATTAAGCATTTTCGCCCTCGCCCCCGTGGCCACTATCACTACTTTAGCCTCCTCTAGCTGGTCACCTACCCAAACTTTTTTAAACTCCCCTCCAAGCTCAACCTTTGTTACATTCTCATTTCGTATCTCCGCTCCAAACTTTTCCGCCTGAGTTCTCATCTCCACCATCAACTCAGGACCCTGAATACCCTTTGCGAAACCTGGATAGTTTTCCACTTCAGTCGTCAACATCAACTGACCCCCAGCCTTCTCTCCTGCCAGAACCAACGGGTTAAGCCTAGCCCTAGCCAAATATATGGCTGCCGCATAACCAGCTGGACCCGATCCAATTACAATTACCTCTCTCATATCACCTTCTTAATCATATTCTCATACATTACCCTACCTCCAAATCCAACTTGTCGATCCACTTCCTTACCATCCTTAAACATTATCACCGTCGGGATACTCATCACTCCAAACCTCATTGCTGTTTGCTGGTTTGCATCAACGTCCAATTTACCAACCTCAACCTTTCCGTCATATTCACCTGCCAACTCCTCAATAATCGGTGCCGCCATCTTGCAGGGACCACACCAGTCTGCGTAAAAATCAACCAACACGGGCTTATCAGCTTTTAACACTTTCTCCTCAAAATCACCATCCGAATAGAATATTGCACTCATAATATTTTCTAAATAACTTATTTATAATTTTCTTAATAACACCTATTCTTAATAACACCTAATTAAAAGAAGCGCTTCAACAGCGTAGCATATCTCTCACTTGCTTTGGATGACTCACTACACCTAGTTGCCTCAGCTGCCAGAATCTTTCGAGCTACCGTTTTTAAACTACTCATCGCCGCCGAAAGCTGAGTTAACACATCCTCGTTACCTCTACCCTCATCCAGCATTCTCTCTATACCCCCCACCTGACCTTGAATTCTCCTTAACATCTGTTGCATGGATTTGACCTCATCTTCTTTCATACCCCCTAGGGTATCGTATATATCAACTCTTGTCAACTCCACTCAAGACACAAACAACCAACCACCCAATAACATCAAAGCCACCCCCAAAACCAAATGCATCGTGCTTTTATATCTATGCTCCCACTCTCTCATCATCACCACTTCTCTTCCCTTAATCATCACTACAAGCACCACAATCAACGGCAGCACAAACAAAAAGTTGTAGTACAAAAAATACAACACTACCTTAACTAACCCCAACCCAGAAGCCGCCAGTACCATTGCCGTTCCTACATACAAGGGTAGACTGCAGGGCGTCTCCAATATCGTCACCAATACTCCCAATAGCACCGTCGTTGGTATACTCGCCTTCTCAACCAACTTGTTTAATCTTTCCTTGCTTGCCGACGGTATTCGTAAATGTATCGGCAACTCCGGCCATACCACCTCCTTAATCTGGATCAAACCTGCCAAAAACAATACGCCACCGACCAACCAGGTAAATAAATCAGCCCAAATACTCTGTTGCAACTGATAGGCAAGATTATAAAACATCAAACCAATCACCAAATAAGTCACAAACACGCTGGCGATATAACTTAATCCAACCCTAATCATCCACCGATTCTTATTCCATTGCCCAAGCTCGATACCTTTACCCAATTGCTTAGTTTTCTTGCCACTAAACACAATCAGGTAACCAAGTAACGTCACCATCATTCCAATCGCACACGGATTGATTCCATCCACTAAACCAGCCACTGTTACTAAAGGTAAACTTACCAAACCACCCTGACTTTCAAGATAGCACCCCAATGCATTACAGCCTTCCATCTCTCCATTCTAACTTAAAAAAGTGACCAAATAACCCCTCAACTGATATAATTCTTCATGTCTCTGCTTTTTCAGAACATATGGGTCAAAGTATTATGGAAAAAAACAAACTTAAACATCTTGCAATAATCCCAGACGGGAATACTCGATGGGCAAAAAGCAACAAACTTCCTGTTTTTGAAGGTTACAGAAAAGGTATGAGTCGCGTAGTAGAAATCAGCAGGCATTCACGGAAACTCGGCATTCACACCTTAACTATGTGGGGGCTGTCAACCGAAAACTGGCAATACCGACCAAAAGCCGAGCTTGAGTTCCTCACCAAGTTGTTCATGAAGACAATCGACGATTATATAAAAGACGCAGAACAAGAAGATGTCAAGATAATCCACCTTGGCAGAAAAGACAGGCTCCCAAAAAAATTGTTAGATAAAATCAAAAAAGCCGAGGACAAAACGAGATCAAACCAAACCCACATCCTCAACATTGCCCTCGATTACGGCGGACACGATGAAATCCTACGCACAATCACCAAAATTATCAACGACATCCAAAGCGGAAAGTTAAAATCAGAAAATCTATCCAATAATATTGACGGGGGGGGGAAAATTAAACGAACTATCTTTTCAAACTATCTAGATACGGGGGACCAACCTTATCCATTCCCAGACTTCATAATCAGAACCTCGGGGGAAATGAGACTAAGTGGTTTCTTTCCATGGCAATCTGTCTACTCAGAACTACACTTCGAGAAATGTTTCTTCCCAGACTTTAACTCACAAAAACTTGAATCAGCCATAAAAACCTTCAACAAAAGAAAAAGAAGGTTTGGAGGTGGACATAAAGTATGAACATCTCACAAAAAATTTTACATCACAGGGACACCTTCAATCCCCGCTTCAAGGAGTATTTTGAAAATCTAAATAATCGGTTATCCTTCCCTAATAAATCTATCTATCCCAAAATCTGCGTTGATTTAATTAAAGATCTTTCGTTAGTTGGAGGAAAAAGACAAAGGGTAGCCTATTTATATGAAGCCTTTAGTCTGGGTCAAGGCACAAAGATTACCTCATCAACTGAAAAACATCTAACTGCATGCGCCATAAGTATCGAGCTGTTGCAAACCCATTTACTTATTCATGATGACATCATCGACAACTCTCCCATCAGAAGAGGTAGTCCAACAACCTTACAACATCTAATCAAAAAGACAAAGTTAGATAATAACATCCCGTTAGGTATGGCTATCATGGCTGGAGATATTGCGGCATATCTTGCTCTCGATGTACTTCATAGCTGCAACCTACCTCCAAAATTACTTTCCAAAATCGTCAACATACAAACAACTGCCGGAATCGATACCTTTCTTGGCCAAATATTCGATTTGGAACGAGATATGCCCAACACGCTCTTTAACGAGGATAGCATAATCGAGCTTGCTGACTTCAAAGCGTCAAGATCGTCCACACTAGCCCCTATGCTAATTGGAATCTCGCTTTCAAGCCAAGACACAACTAACAACATAAATATAATCAGAAAATACGCCACAAGCGTTGGAATAGCAGGACAACTACAAGACGATTATCTTGGCATGTTCGGTGACCCCGAAAAAACCGGAAAATCAAATATCTCTGACCTTAAAGAGGGAAAAAGGACTCTCTTAATTACAAAAACATTAGAAACATGCAACAACCAAGAAAAAAAGATTATTAGCCAAGTACTAGGCAACCCAACAATCAACCACAAACAAGCAAATATGGTAAAAGAAATTATCAAGAAATACCATGTCGACATTTTATTAAAGAAAACCGCACAAAAATATGCGCAATTAGCATACAGTGAAGCTAAAAGTTGGTCTCACTGGAATAAAGAAGCAGTAGATTTCTTCGCTGAATCAGCTAAGTGGTTTATAAATAGAACGGTATGAAAAACCTAAACACCCAACAACTTAATCACATCGCTATCATCGTAGACGGAAATAGAAGGTGGGCTAAAAGTCGTAACTTGCCCACCTTCAAAGGACACAAAAAAGGCTTCTCCAATACTATAAAGATAGCGAATCATATACATTCTAGAGGCATCCACACAGTAACATTTTGGTTATTTTCAACAGAAAACTGGAACCGATCACAGGAAGAGGTGACATATTTAATGGACTTATACCCAAGTGTTATAGAAAACCATCTAAAAAACTCCCTAAAACACAAAACTAAAATCATCCACTTAGGAAGAAAGGATAGACTCTCACAAAAAATAATTAATTGCATTAACAAAGCAGAAAAAAATACAGAAAAATTTAAGGATAGAGTCACGTGTATTGCGCTAGATTATGGTGGCAAAGATGAAATATCTCGAGCAAGCAAGCTCGTTCAAACAAAAAAACAAGATATGAATCCCGAAAACATTGAGGCCCATCTCGACACCTCAGTTTTAAAACACCCAAACCCCGACTTAATTTATAGGACCTCGGGAGAACTCAGACTTTCAGGATTTATGACCTGGCAATCAGCATATGCAGAACTATATTTCGAAAAAAAGCTTTTTCCTGATCTAACCCCTAGAGATATTGACAAAGCTATACGAGAATATTCAACGCGTAACCGACGCTTTGGTCGCTCTTAAACAATAAGCACCTCTACAAACCCCAACCAATCAACACAAACAAAATTACAAAACCCCAAACCACCGTTCTCACCTCAGGCTCGCTAAGCTCTCTCCTAATCTGCCAAAACCACAACCTCACATCTCGACCCCGATCAAAATAATCTGCCAACAAATCAAAAACTAAGTGAAGCCCCATTCCCAACATAAATCCCCTACCAAATGGTGCTCCCACACTGGTTAAGGCAAATATCCCCAACACCACCCAAGCGCCTAAAAATAACACGCTTCTCATCGCCAATTTAGTCTGATCAGTCCTTTCTTCTAAAACACTCACCAACCCTTTAACCAACTCACCCCTAGCAATCAAATCCTTCATCTTAATCGACAGAGTCTCCTCTGGATGTTGCCAGAAGGCATAATATAGCCGATCCAAAAAAATAAAGGAAAAACCCAATAATGCCCCTAGCCACCACCACAACAAATACAAATCTATCTCCCACCTACCCATCAATAATCTTGCCCCAGTCAGTATTAGCAGTACTCCAAATAACACTACTTGATGCAATAACAACTTGCCTTGCCTTAACCTATCCATTAATACCAATCTATCACATCTCTGTTAAATTAACCGCCAGACTTGAATTCTACAACTCCAGCTTCCGCAAGAACTCCCGAAACTCACCATTAATATCTGGATGCTTCAGTCCAAACTCCACTACTGTCTTTAAATACTGCAGCTTATTCCCAGTATCATGAAACCTCCCTCCTTTTATCTCTACCGCCAACACTCTTTTTCCATCCTCCAACATTAAGCGTAATGCATCGTTGTAATACAACTCTCCACCCTCATCCATCTGCGCCAACGCCTCGTCCAAGTAATTAAATATGTCAGGTGTAAACAAAAAACTACTTACATTACCCAAATCAGAAGGAGACTTGTCTTTTCCCGGCTTCTCAATAATCACCTCAGCATCAATTACCCCATCCTCAATCTCTCTTCCTCCCGCAAAACCCCACCGTTTATACTCCTCATCTTTAGTCGCCCGAACCGCCGCCAAACAACTCACTCCATACTTTTCATAAGCCGCAATCAACTGCCGAAAATCACTTGGAGTCGCCTCAATGAAATCATCGCTCCATGTATATATAAATGGCTCATCTCCAACCAAATGCCGAACATTAAGCAAGGGCGTTCCGTTTCCATATGGCCCCTTTTGCCTAACGTATGCAAAGTTTGCTAAATTCCCAATCGCTCTCACCTCATCTAACAAGTGCTTCTTACTCTCCCCACCCATCTTCAGGTTCTTAACCAAATCACTACTCGGAGCGTCGAAATGGTCCTCAATACTTCGCTTATGAAAACCAGTCACAATAATAATGTCCTTAATTCCTGCCTCAACCAAACTCTCAACCACAATCTGAATCACCGGCTTATCTACAATCGGCAACATTTCCTTAGGCATTGCCTTTGTTTGTGGCAAAAACCTAGTCCCAAAACCGGCCGCTGGTATCACTGCTTTACGCACTTTTTGCGCCATGTTCACCTAGTTTACCACTTCTTAACTCCACCATCCTTCTTCTTCTCCCTCAGCTGTTTCAATTTCCACATAAACAAACCTCCCTTATTTTTTGCATTAGCACCTCTCACAAATATTCTTACCTCTTCAAGTAAAGACCTATCTTCATTCTTTGCCAATCTCATATAGATTGCTTTATGCTCCAAATCCTCAAGCTCTAAAGCCAATCGATAAGCATAATCCTGCCACTCCCGACTTATTCTCCTCTGCTTATCCTCATCAATCTGATAACTCTTTAGTATTCTCTTTAAACTTTGCATACTCAAAAAAATTATTGATTACTCTCTTTTCTCATCGGTAAGGTCATCAACCCCCCCAGAGCTCCTATTCCAAATACAATCTGCCACCCCCCCGGCCACATTAACACCACCACTCCCACAACAGCTACCAAAACTACTCCTAACGAGTAAAAAATTTCTCGATAACTTATTACCCGAACCACCCCTTTACGTTCCGCTAAAGTGTATATATAGCCATACAAAGGCACCGACATCCAAGGCAGTGCTGCTTGGTACAATAAGTCCAGCCCAAACACTGACCAGACGCCTCTAGCCAAACCTCTCACCACCATCATTACCGCTGTTATCACATTACCCGTCACAAACAACCTCTCATCTTCATCTCCGCCAAAAGACCTCAACCAATCAAAGCTCTTGCTTGCTAAAAACACTCCCAACATTGATACACCCAACGCCGCACTTGTCACTGCTCCCAACTCTTCCAAGCTCCCAATCACAATAAAAACAAACAATGGCCATATCCAGGCAGACACACCATCCATGATCCCCTGACCCCAAAACGACACCAAACTTTGTTTCTCATCTTTCCAAAACGAAACCAGATCACCAAAACCCACCCCATCCTCGTGTTTATGCTTTTCCATAAAATAGATTGGTATCAACGACATTACCAACACACTCACACCTACTCCAAACAAAATATCAAATCCCCACATACCAGCAATTACTCCTCCCGCAAACGGACCTAAAACCGAGCTGCCTCGGTTTATCATGTTCCGCACCCCTATCTCCTTCCCCATCCTCTCCTTGTGACCAAAATCAACATTCATTGATAACCTAGGAATCCAATACAACACTATCTCAAACCCCAAAACCACGGAAGCAGGTACTAACCACCAAACTGACCTCTCAGCCATTACTAGCAACCCATAATAAACAACACCTAAAAAACCAGCTACTGTTATGCTCCAACGAAACCCTTTCACCTCGATAAGTCTCGCCGTCACCCAAACAGCCACTATCACTGTCAACCTTGTTAATGCCAAAAAAAACATCAAAAACACCACCCCCGTCTTCCAACCACTCCCCCACTCCACTCCAATCAAATACACATAAATTGGCACAAAAATCCCCAACAAGCCAATCGCCATTGCTCTAAAAAAAGTGTTCCAATAACTTGCCTGTAAATTAGATTCACTCCTATTCTTTCTCCTCCACCACCATCTTCTGATCATATCCATCCACTTTACCTTGTTATCTCTAGCCTCTCAACCAACTCATTAGTTACTTTACCAATCACCTCCTCAATTATAACTATCTCATTC contains:
- a CDS encoding UTP--glucose-1-phosphate uridylyltransferase, with protein sequence MAQKVRKAVIPAAGFGTRFLPQTKAMPKEMLPIVDKPVIQIVVESLVEAGIKDIIIVTGFHKRSIEDHFDAPSSDLVKNLKMGGESKKHLLDEVRAIGNLANFAYVRQKGPYGNGTPLLNVRHLVGDEPFIYTWSDDFIEATPSDFRQLIAAYEKYGVSCLAAVRATKDEEYKRWGFAGGREIEDGVIDAEVIIEKPGKDKSPSDLGNVSSFLFTPDIFNYLDEALAQMDEGGELYYNDALRLMLEDGKRVLAVEIKGGRFHDTGNKLQYLKTVVEFGLKHPDINGEFREFLRKLEL
- a CDS encoding MFS transporter, with the translated sequence MIRRWWWRRKNRSESNLQASYWNTFFRAMAIGLLGIFVPIYVYLIGVEWGSGWKTGVVFLMFFLALTRLTVIVAVWVTARLIEVKGFRWSITVAGFLGVVYYGLLVMAERSVWWLVPASVVLGFEIVLYWIPRLSMNVDFGHKERMGKEIGVRNMINRGSSVLGPFAGGVIAGMWGFDILFGVGVSVLVMSLIPIYFMEKHKHEDGVGFGDLVSFWKDEKQSLVSFWGQGIMDGVSAWIWPLFVFIVIGSLEELGAVTSAALGVSMLGVFLASKSFDWLRSFGGDEDERLFVTGNVITAVMMVVRGLARGVWSVFGLDLLYQAALPWMSVPLYGYIYTLAERKGVVRVISYREIFYSLGVVLVAVVGVVVLMWPGGWQIVFGIGALGGLMTLPMRKESNQ
- the uppS gene encoding polyprenyl diphosphate synthase encodes the protein MKNLNTQQLNHIAIIVDGNRRWAKSRNLPTFKGHKKGFSNTIKIANHIHSRGIHTVTFWLFSTENWNRSQEEVTYLMDLYPSVIENHLKNSLKHKTKIIHLGRKDRLSQKIINCINKAEKNTEKFKDRVTCIALDYGGKDEISRASKLVQTKKQDMNPENIEAHLDTSVLKHPNPDLIYRTSGELRLSGFMTWQSAYAELYFEKKLFPDLTPRDIDKAIREYSTRNRRFGRS
- the trxA gene encoding thioredoxin — its product is MSAIFYSDGDFEEKVLKADKPVLVDFYADWCGPCKMAAPIIEELAGEYDGKVEVGKLDVDANQQTAMRFGVMSIPTVIMFKDGKEVDRQVGFGGRVMYENMIKKVI
- the lysS gene encoding lysine--tRNA ligase — encoded protein: MAGRLSGIREQRIEKIKQLKELGVDPYIGKTERTDVIAEAREKEGEKVKVVGRVMAIRGHGGLIFMDLRDESGQMQLVIKKDNVSEREWMIQELVDIGDFVQAGGGVFKTKAGEISVEVKVFGLLSKAVRPLPSSWHGFKDVEERYRQRYVDLILNPEVRKVFDARTRMVRFLRQFMDKKGFMEVETPVLQPIYGGATARPFKTFHNALKSEFYLRIADELYLKRLIVGGYEKVYEIAKDFRNEGIDRQHNPEFTMMEFYWAYANYEDLMKLSEEMLGGAVKEVTGKYKIEYQGKKIDFSPGWERITFRDLVFRDTKIDIDEVKDEKGLREMIKSRGLKVELEEVEGYANVLDELYKEYCRPKMTGPVFLIDHPYEMKPLAKRKSGDPSKVASVALVVAGFEIFNAYNELNDPQDQRERWEEEKKLLEAGFKEAQMLDEDYIRALEYGMPPTAGWGMGIDRFTAIVTNQPNLKDTIIFPTLRPER
- the uppS gene encoding polyprenyl diphosphate synthase, encoding MEKNKLKHLAIIPDGNTRWAKSNKLPVFEGYRKGMSRVVEISRHSRKLGIHTLTMWGLSTENWQYRPKAELEFLTKLFMKTIDDYIKDAEQEDVKIIHLGRKDRLPKKLLDKIKKAEDKTRSNQTHILNIALDYGGHDEILRTITKIINDIQSGKLKSENLSNNIDGGGKIKRTIFSNYLDTGDQPYPFPDFIIRTSGEMRLSGFFPWQSVYSELHFEKCFFPDFNSQKLESAIKTFNKRKRRFGGGHKV
- a CDS encoding polyprenyl synthetase family protein gives rise to the protein MNISQKILHHRDTFNPRFKEYFENLNNRLSFPNKSIYPKICVDLIKDLSLVGGKRQRVAYLYEAFSLGQGTKITSSTEKHLTACAISIELLQTHLLIHDDIIDNSPIRRGSPTTLQHLIKKTKLDNNIPLGMAIMAGDIAAYLALDVLHSCNLPPKLLSKIVNIQTTAGIDTFLGQIFDLERDMPNTLFNEDSIIELADFKASRSSTLAPMLIGISLSSQDTTNNINIIRKYATSVGIAGQLQDDYLGMFGDPEKTGKSNISDLKEGKRTLLITKTLETCNNQEKKIISQVLGNPTINHKQANMVKEIIKKYHVDILLKKTAQKYAQLAYSEAKSWSHWNKEAVDFFAESAKWFINRTV
- a CDS encoding metal-sensitive transcriptional regulator, which produces MKEDEVKSMQQMLRRIQGQVGGIERMLDEGRGNEDVLTQLSAAMSSLKTVARKILAAEATRCSESSKASERYATLLKRFF
- the trxB gene encoding thioredoxin-disulfide reductase gives rise to the protein MREVIVIGSGPAGYAAAIYLARARLNPLVLAGEKAGGQLMLTTEVENYPGFAKGIQGPELMVEMRTQAEKFGAEIRNENVTKVELGGEFKKVWVGDQLEEAKVVIVATGARAKMLNVGEERLLGRGVSTCATCDAAFFKDKITYLVGGGDVAMEDALALAKFAKRVEIVHRRDEFRASKVMQERVLGEDKVRVRWNSEVVGVKGESILEGIKIKDVKTGKEEEVEADGLFLAIGHIPDTDFLGDAIEVDSHGYVVTRMVKNSVEERKEWLEGYPTMSSVEGVFAAGDVVDFRYRQAITAAGMGVQAALDVEKYLTGRLPSW
- a CDS encoding cytochrome c biogenesis CcdA family protein, with protein sequence MEGCNALGCYLESQGGLVSLPLVTVAGLVDGINPCAIGMMVTLLGYLIVFSGKKTKQLGKGIELGQWNKNRWMIRVGLSYIASVFVTYLVIGLMFYNLAYQLQQSIWADLFTWLVGGVLFLAGLIQIKEVVWPELPIHLRIPSASKERLNKLVEKASIPTTVLLGVLVTILETPCSLPLYVGTAMVLAASGLGLVKVVLYFLYYNFLFVLPLIVVLVVMIKGREVVMMREWEHRYKSTMHLVLGVALMLLGGWLFVS